A region of Emys orbicularis isolate rEmyOrb1 chromosome 20, rEmyOrb1.hap1, whole genome shotgun sequence DNA encodes the following proteins:
- the CA14 gene encoding carbonic anhydrase 14, which produces MLLALILLQGFPHALAANHASHWTYKGPHGQAHWSDDYPDCGGQAQSPIDIQTKSVQHDPALPPIELQGYQSPGAGAFTLFNNGHTVKMSLPPSMFLRGLPQTYAAIQLHFHWGSRGQAGGSEHQVNGEAFPAELHIVHYNSESYTNISEAKQWAGGLAVLGILIEVGDVANPAYDNIFDRLKNIQYAGQKVSIPPFNVHELLPGQLGHYFRYNGSLTTPPCSQNVLWTVFHQRVRISASQLERLQGGLYSTKAANSLPVPLVDNYRAPQPLNQRVVFSSFPVGRHPLIKTSAATYPHRPQPKCSNQFIERCPKLYPGPSAYSAGEIVAIVFGTLFGCLSIFLTIHFVVKRIRTKRIREQKDVVFKSSSSRAVSGDSHCP; this is translated from the exons ATGCTTCTCGCTTTAATCCTCCTGCAGGGTTTTCCCCATGCCCTGGCTGCAAATCATG CTTCCCACTGGACATATAAAG GCCCCCACGGCCAGGCGCACTGGTCAGATGACTACCCGGACTGCGGGGGGCAGGCCCAGTCCCCCATTGATATCCAGACCAAGTCTGTGCAGCACGACCCGGCCCTGCCGCCTATTGAGCTCCAGGGATACcagagccctggggctggggccttcACCCTCTTCAACAACGGGCACACAG TGAAGATGTCCCTGCCCCCGTCCATGTTCCTCCGGGGCCTTCCGCAGACCTATGCGGCCATCCAGTTGCACTTccactggggcagcagggggcaggccgGCGGGTCGGAGCATCAGGTGAATGGGGAGGCTTTCCCTGCCGAG ctGCACATTGTGCATTACAACTCGGAGAGCTACACGAACATCAGCGAGGCCAAGCAGTGGGCAGGTGGCCTGGCCGTGCTGGGCATCCTCATCGAG GTCGGCGACGTGGCCAACCCTGCCTATGACAACATCTTCGATCGGCTGAAGAACATCCAGTATGCAG GTCAGAAAGTCTCCATCCCGCCCTTCAACGTTCATGAGCTGCTGCCCGGGCAGCTAGGCCACTATTTCCGCTATAACGGCTCCCTGACCACGCCGCCCTGTTCCCAGAACGTGCTCTGGACCGTCTTCCACCAGCGGGTGCGGATTTCCGCCTCCCAG ctggagaggctgcagggcgGGCTGTACTCTACCAAAGCTGCGAACTCCTTGCCTGTGCCTCTGGTGGACAATTACCGAGCCCCTCAGCCGCTGAACCAGAGGGTGGTGTTCTCCTCCTTCCCCGTGG GACGTCACCCTCTCATTAAGACTTCGGCTGCTACCTACCCCCACAGACCCCAGCCCAAGTGCAGCAACCAGTTTATAGAGCGATGCCCCAAGCTATATCCAG GTCCCTCAGCCTACTCTGCAG GTGAAATCGTTGCCATCGTTTTTGGGACCCTCTTCGGCTGCCTCAGCATCTTTCTCACCATCCACTTTGTGGTGAAGAGAATACG AACGAAGAGGATCCGGGAGCAAAAGGACGTTGTGTTCAAATCCTCTTCCAGCCGTGCAGTGTCAGGCGACAGCCACTGCCCCTGA